Within the Oxyura jamaicensis isolate SHBP4307 breed ruddy duck chromosome 1 unlocalized genomic scaffold, BPBGC_Ojam_1.0 oxy1_random_OJ106542, whole genome shotgun sequence genome, the region ACGGGGCTGGTTTCGGGTGGACGGCTCCTTTCCTGACAGCCCGCTGCCGGTCGGCCCCGGCCACTTGAAGAGAAATTAAGAGAAGAGATGAGGAGGGAAGTTTTTTAGGACTCTCATTTTAAGGACTTGGGTTTTGCTTGCAAAAGGGGGCGCGGGATGGGCGCCACAGAGAGGATCCTGCTcaagaagcaaagaaacaaacagagcaTTTGGGGTCCTGGATCCACGCCGCGAGATGTCCGTGAGGAGGGATGGACAAGAGCAGCTCCGCCTGCCCCCACGAGCACCCCACGGGCCCACGCCACGAGGCTGGGGAGCGGGCACAACGAAGCCGGAGCCTCCGAAGCACGAGCCCCGTGTGCCAGCCCGAGCCGGCGGCGCTCGGCACCCCGCGGGATTCAGTCTGCTGGCTCCCGGGTTAACCATCTCCTCGAGCTGCTCCGGAAAACAGGTAGGCAACGAGGTTAAGACGGCGATTAAGCGTGCACGGGAAGGAGTTCATTAATTCGCCACCTTCTAAAGGCACCCCAAAAATCAGAGCGTGCCCCCAGAGCAGGTGCACggcggcgcggagcggagcACGGACACCATCGCCCAACGGGAGCCGTTTTACTACAACCCTGCGTCCGCTTCGCGTTTTTTTAAGCTGTTCCTTCCCCCAAAAACAACCTCGGAGGTTTGATTGATCGGCAACCCCACGGCAGGACGAAGAGAGGACGAAGCGGGCGCACGGCCACGTTTTCGCAGCCCTAAAAGCGGCGAGACGATGCCCTGGAAGTCGGCATTTAGGCAACGGAGACTCCCGCCCCCCCTCGGCCCCCCGTCGGTTTGGTTTTGGCAGGACAAAGCGGGGGATCGAGGGTTCCCCCCACGGCAGGTCGCTCTGCACGCAGTGAGCCGGGTTTTATTTAGAAACCCCGAGCCGCGCCAGCGGTTCCGAGGGTGCCGGGGGCTCTCCAAGGCCCGAAACCGAACCGTGGGCACCTCTCCGGGCGTCCCGGAGGTTCCCCTCGTCCCCGGAGGACCTCACTGAAGAGGCACGAGGCTGGGAAATTTTACATCCCCCCCGAAAAAAACCACCCcaagttttcttccagaagCGTCTCTCcttcaaggagaaaaacaacgAGGGCCGCCGAGCCCTACCAAAACAAGACATTCCAGCGCGCAACGCTCTGCTCCTGGGGACAGGCCAAAGAGAACAAAGGCACGTGACGGCCCCGTTGCTCAACGCGCCCTTGGAAGGCGTTCAAGGCGGCCGATAAGCGCGCCCGGTCCGACAGCCGGATGGAGGAATTTCAGCCCAAAACGTAAACCCCGTCCTACCCTCGGCCGATCTCCGCCGAGCGAACGCTCCGCGGGTGAACTCGGCAGCTTTGTGCTTTTATTCCTCGGGACGAGGCGAAAATTAGCGGGGGGACAACGCTCGACGGCTCCACGACCCCGGAAACGGGTGGGAACGGGGAGATTCCCGGGGATCCGGGCACTATTTCGAGTTCCTTTCATGCCCCGAGCAGGGCGACgcttcctttttcctcccccctctctcACCGCCAGCCCCGCCGCTTAAAAATAGAGCCGGGAGCCTCTACccacaaaaggaggaaaataaatcagcGCCAAATCAACCTCCCGGccggggggaggctgcggggagctCAGCGATAAAAGCCCCGGCTCCGGGTTGGCCATCGGGGGGGCCGGGGAGCTCAGGGAGCCCCCCCCGGGTGCACCCCCCCGGGGATGGGGTGAAGGCCTCGGGGCCAAGGCTCCCCATCAGCTGGCGGCTCGCTCCGCCCCGGCCGTGGTTTCCGGGTAGTAACAGAGCAGCCAATCCGCGGAGTTGCGAGCTCTGCCCGAGGCCTCTcgcctgttaaaaaaaaaaaaataacaacccaACCACACGGTTCCGAGGCCGAAGGCTCGCCCCAAAAAgcttggggttttttttttgggggggggaaccTGGGGGGATCCCCCTCCCGGAGCCTAAGGTTGGGGGCTCCGCAAAGAGGCACCCGGTGGGATGCCCCCGAGGAGGCGGCCGGCGGATCCCCAAATGTTTTGGGGCACGGGGACGCCCCGTAAGGCGTCCGGAAGGGTTTGGGGTCATCCGGAAAAGTTTGGGTGACCGTAACGGGGGctgaagcccccccccccccccccccccccccagggacacggggacggcGGCAGCAGGCCCGTCCCCGGCgtgagctggagcaggggagaaaCAATGAGTGACTCAGAGTTTCAGCACATCGGCGCCCAGGCGGTTATTAAAGATCAGCAGGAGACACGAAAGGCGAGCGCGCGGCTCCCCCCTCGCTGGAAATCCACGGGGGGAGCCCGAGCaacctccctctccccttccccgTTCACAAAGGGGCGTCCACAAAAGGCCCCGGCCGTGTCAGGATTGAAAACGGAGggggaggcaaaaaaaaaaaaaaccccccccccggcccccacacccgggggggggggggggggggggtgttttccgcggggggcccccccccccccccccctcgaAAGGGGGCCCTAAAACCACGCCGTTATGAGCAGGAAGGCAAAAAGAGGCCGAAAAGGGACAAACGTCAGGAAAATGGCAGCAAAAAGGGGATAAAAGCGAcgcaacaacaaaaccctccGAGCCCCCCGGGAGGAGCGGCCTCCCCGTACATTCCTTCGGACGTCGCCGCTGCTTCGGCGCCCACCAAAAGGCACCGGGGGgacgagggggggggggagggcagaCCCTGATTTCGGGTGGGTTTTCCCGGCAGGAAGGGATTTCAGAGCTCGGGGAGCGAAAACGCCCGGGCCTGGcgagccaaacaaacaaaaaaaaaaaaggctggggaaggagggagggaggagcgGCGTGCAGTCATCTGACACACGCACAACTTCCCAAGTTTGTCGGGCGCAGGACGCCGGGCGCTCTACACCCCGCGACACCGGGGGCAAGGGGGGGGTTCCGGGGTGACGGCGAGAGGGGAGAGCCCCCCCCTCGGGTTTCTTttggcagagagagagagagaggagccGGTGCCGGGGAGGGACGTCGGACGTTCGGGGCTCAACACCTACCAGCGCGCGGCCCCGGAGCCTCTGGAAataagagagggagaggagaggctggaggaaaGCGGCTCTTTGTCTCCTAAAAACCGCTGCGACGAGACGCCGGCTCCTGAACGAAcaagaggataaaaaaaaaaaaaagagcagggggaggggaaaggagagcGGCAGCAGCTCAGGTTGGGCCTCTCCAGCCCAGAGCTCTCCTCGCGCTGTCCCTACCCaatatgtctttattttttgccccccccccttttccacCACCAAACAGCTGGAATCGCCGACCCTCCTCCCAGGCAGCGATTCGCGGTGGCCGTGTGCGCGTGTAACTTTAAACCCCCGGATAAAAATAGCTCGGATTCAACCGTGCTCGCCAGTCGCTTCCTATTTgctcgaaaaaaaaaaaagaaaaagaaaaagaaaacagcaagaagcaCCACCAAAACACACCGAGAGGAGCAGCACAAGTTTCCCCTTCGATAAGCCGCCCCGGACGGCGGcgctcttcccttccctcacccccacaccaaaaaaacaaccccccaaaTCCTCCCAAGTTGGTTTAGGTCTCCGGGAACTCAGCCAGACCTCGAGCCCTCGGAGGCAGAAGCCTCGGGTCCTGCTGGGGGAGGTCCGGGGACGTTTCGGGTGCTGTTGTCACCCgcgcttccccccccccccgttctCGGCGCACGCCTTGTAAACAAAACCCACGAATAAAGCGATCCCATAACCAAAATCCCGATATTTCCAATCCCACGCTCCGGAGAGAGGCAGGGAAAAGGATTTGCCCCCCCCCGCGAAGGGGCAAGaatgagaaaagagagaaaaaaacaaggaaaaaaaatatatataaacacccccccccgggggggggggggggggggggggggacctaCCCTAACCTGGCGTGTTACATAAACGGGACCTCCTCGAGACGGGGCCCGGCCCCAAAAAGCCCTTTGGCCACCCGGTGCCGAGGGTTTGCTGCAAGCCAACCCCCCCCCCgataaaaaataacttaaagcCCTAAAGCTGGCAGCTTCACGAAGGGCAGGGTGCAGTCGCGGGGGGGATAATAATCCCCAAAAAGACCCCAAAAAGGTTTTTTAGGGGGTGGGGGCACCTCGTAGAGGGCAGGCAGGGTACTGGGGTTaatggggagggggctggggggggcacccttagggctgggggggggggttgctggCTGTGAGGccaaaaagggagaaaatttcCCCAGAATAAGGAAATGGGGGGGGTTATATGAGGGTGAGGCCTTCCCCTGGATACAGGGGGGGTTCAGgctatgggggggggggcacgttCAGCACTGCTGTGGGGCGAGGCCTGGGCCCAGCCTcacaaaaggggggggggggggcaatagCGGGGGCGCTGACAGGCCGCCCGGagccccgggggcggcggcggccacCACCATGTCGTCCCCCAGCCCGGGCAAGAGGCGGATGGACACCGACGTGGTCAAGCTGTATCCTTGCTGCCTCCTCGgatggggggcgggggggaggctGGGCCTGTACCGGGGCTCCGGGCGGCCTGTCAGCGCCGCCGCTACCGGTGAGGGAGAAAGATGAGGGACGGCCGGGACCGAAAGGAGCCTGgaaggggtggaggggggggacGTCTAGCTGTGACGAACCGGGGCCGGGACCCCTCgagaggggctggggccggggtcgcggccgccgccgccgccctcctgtggtgccgccgccgccgccgcctcagcGCCGCTCCGGTCGCCTCTGCCGGAGCCTCTCTCTGGCCCCCTGACGTCACCCGCAGTGACCTCACCGCCCCGCGGAGCTGCTATTGGGCGAGAGGCGAGGCCCCGCCCAGCGCGCGGGGGGTGTTGGGAGGTGTAGTTCGGGGAGGGGGGAGTTGTAGGCCCGGGggatgggaggggggggggggaagagccGCGGGTTCGAGACCCCGGTGGGGATAAAAGGGGGGTGAtttgggggttgggggggggggggggtaatcCGGGGGGGGGTTTCCCCCCAAAATTCAGCCGTGTTACAGCCCGCGAGAGCACCGTGGGGCTGCTTGTGCTCCCCCAGCACTCCACAGGGCCTCAGGTGGCCCCGCGTATGGCACCCCCGTCACCCTCCGGCACCCCAAAAATTTATGGGGTCGCAATTAGGAACACGCCAAACGGCCACAGCGTCGCCAGGCGAGGCCACGCCGCGGGATTTTCGGACGTCCCGCAGCTGAGGCACCTAGCCCTGCCTCAGTTTACCCAACCCGATGGGGCAGAGGAGGCACCCGAAGGTGACAGCGGGTGCCAGGAGGGTGACATTACGAGATGTCCTTGGGGCTGGCGTGGCACCCCCACGCCCCCGGGGGCGGACATCCCGCATTCCTGACCCCGGCATCACCAAAAATTCACCCAGCGTCACCTCCCCGTGCCCGCgatgagccagcagcgcccgTGCACGGGGAGGAAACGTAGGCAGGGAACCCCGTAAGGTCCCCACCCTATAGGAGCCGGGGGGGGTGTTTTCCTCAATTTAACGCCCCGACGTCCCCCTGAGCAGCGCCTCCGTCACGGGGCAGGATGGAACCCACCCCCGAGGGGTCGGATTCACATCCTGGGTGAGCTAAACCAGGAGGAATccgggaggaaaaaaaacagctccgGGGGCAGCGGTAAGGATGTGGGGTTGTGGGGTCCCCGTTTCCCCCGGCTTCGGTGCTCTTTGGTCAGATCCAGGCAGGAAAACGGGGAAAAAGCAGggatttctctttgtttccttgAATAAAACGGGGTGACGGGGACCATGATGGCATCCCGACCCTTTCGGGAGATCCCTGTGGGTGAGGACacagcggggctggggacccTCCGAGTCCCCACCTGCCTAAAAACGGGGGGCTgagcccggccgggggggggaagcagggaTCGTGGCATCAGGTCCGGGGCCCCACTGTGACACTGCCCCATGCTTTGTGGGGTGGGCGAGGTGAAAAAAGGAACTGGGGAGCCccctgagacaaaaaaaaaaaatgcattttgtgatCTATGgggtgaaggaaaaggaagcacCCGCGCTCGAGCCCCAGGtgtcccccagctctgctctgaggcATCCCGACCCCTAAAATAGGGTCAAGGGAGAGCTTTTGCTCTGAAATATGGGAATGTGATGTCCCCGTGCCTTCCCTCAGCATCTCCCACCTTTTTGGCTATTTCAGCCTCCCCCGAGCTCCATGCCGGGCGATTTATCACGGCAGGGCAGACGAGGGGGCCGCTatctgctcccagcagctcggGCACACCCAGCTCCTTCCACGGAGCCCGGCTCCCTCGCCGGCCCGGAGCTCGCCCTGTCCCAGAGGAAGAAGGGCGACGGGAGccgtaagaaaaaaaaaacaaccacgTGAAATGTTTATTCCCAGCTGGCATCACCTCCCCGTCCCAGCTGGACAGAAGTTCACCCCCAGCAGGTGACCGCGGCCCCCAGACGGAGCTGTCGAAGCCCTCGGGGGCTACAGCAGCAACTGGCGAAGGCAGGGGGGGCTTCGAGGAAGgcagctggggacacgggggggggtccccagaGGCTGTTTGGGGGCTGGGTTTGGCACTGGGGCAGCCCGTGGGCTTTCTCAGCACATGCTTGAGGCCTCCCCGGCGGATCTGTGCCGGGGCGAGGCGCTGCCCGGTGCCATCAGCGAAGGCTCCGTGCGGttcccccccccgtccccggAGGCAGAGGCGGGTTCAGGAGGGATTGGCGCTCTCCCACTGGCGGAAAATGCGGAACACCTTGCAGGATTTCACCGAGAGGCTCTGCgggagaaaagggagagcaAAGCGAGAAGAGGTGAAAGCTCCGAGGAGGGATCTGCGACCGCGGAAGCCgcagccaagaaaaaaaaaaaaaaaaaaaagtcagctgaGATCCCCCGAACCGGGACGCCTGCGAGCATCTCGTCGTGTCGTGAGCGCGATTTCCCAGCAGGAAAATCACGGGGGAAAAGCCCTTTGGGGGGGGGCTGCAACTCGTCGGAAGAGCCCGCGGGACGCGTCGGGAGCTCTCCGGGGGGGAGACGAAGTGGAACTGGATCTGGGGCGGCGCTGAGGCGGGCTGGGAGGTAGAGCAGCCCCCCAAACAGAGCCGGTCACAGCACGTGGCGAGCGGATGAGACCTGGCGGGGAGGCCGTCAGAGCAGCCAGAGGGGAAACAGGCTCCCAAGACACGTGCTGGGGCTGCGTTTAGCTCCAATAAAGCTCCTCTGCCCCAAACCCTGCCCGTAGGCTTTCAGCcctggggaaagcagcagcaagcagggctCGGGTGCTCAGGATCGGGGCTGGGAACCCTGCAGGCTCACCACAGGCTCCGTCTCGGGCACTCTGTCACATTTTCGGATGGCCAGGAGCACGTTCAGGACCACCTGCCAGCCCGGCTCCGCCTTTGGGGGCTCCTTCTGCGCCTGGGCTGCGGAGTCCTCCGGGGCCTCCGCGCCCTCCACCGCGTTGACCCAGGGGCACCAGTCGCGATGCTGCGAGCCGGGGTCGAAGAAACTCCTCGAAGAAGTGTcctgggcaggaggggaagagggcaGCGAGGATATCAGCGACAGGAGAGTTTCAAACAGCCTCCAGCGACGCGCTAAAACCCTCTCCGTGCCCAAATACCGGCCCGGAGCTGGCCTGGAGCTTcatctcccctcagcctcctgctccaccCGGCCCCCGTGGCGCTCACCgagctgctggaagagcagAGCCGTGCCCGCTTGGCCCTGCGGACGGGGCTGGACGGCACGTCCACCGtttccccctgccccatgcTGCGGGTGACGGGGCGGCTCCTCGGCGTGGGGCTGGCCGCCTCCAATTCGCCTCGTtccacggggctgggggtgtcCCAAGCCCGCGGGCGAGAGaccgccggggccgggctctTCTCCTGCTGCCGGAGGGGAAAGGACAAGAATTAACAGAGCTCCAAGCCCAGGCACTGGGGGAACCCCATCCCAGGAAGGAATTCTGCCGAAAAGGAGCTGGGGGACAAGCTGAAGGCGAGCTAGCGACGTGCTCCTGCTGGTGGTGTCCCTGCTGGCGGGCAAAGCATCGCCAGCAGGGCTCGGGAGGTGATTTTGgccccctgctcagccccagtgAGGCTGCGCCTGGGGAACTgagtcca harbors:
- the LOC118156899 gene encoding nuclear-interacting partner of ALK-like, which encodes SRTEGKITLLLQLIREELEHKAEGEKPPMKFTSEALPVHVSACVLALCGWTCGALSGSALLSVITCSRCMRKVGLWGFHQLEPGGPELDSCGAPAERCPPVPTSPRRMLTRSQDAFPPGSEQQEKSPAPAVSRPRAWDTPSPVERGELEAASPTPRSRPVTRSMGQGETVDVPSSPVRRAKRARLCSSSSSDTSSRSFFDPGSQHRDWCPWVNAVEGAEAPEDSAAQAQKEPPKAEPGWQVVLNVLLAIRKCDRVPETEPVSLSVKSCKVFRIFRQWESANPS